The genomic DNA GAGATTTTTTGAGGAAACTCATGTGATTCCCTATTATTTACCTAAAAAAGAAATGACGAGAATATTTACGACCCCGAACACCGCTGCCACAATCCACGACGATTTGACCGTGAAATGCCACGTAAGGCGCGCATAGGTATTATCGACGAGTATTTCAATCAAGTACGTAATGACCACGGCCAATAGTGCCGCGATCCAGTTAAAAGCGAAAAACAAATAGACGAACCCCATGAGCAGAACATTCTCGTACCAATGCGCGATTTCGATGATGGCAAGGGCCGGTCCGGCAAATTCGGTGGTGGCGCCTTTCACGAGCTCCTGATGGCCGTGGTGGGAGGTTGAGAGGTCGAACGGCGATTTGCGCAGCTTGATGGTGAGCACAAAGACAAACGCGATGAAAACGCCGGGCAGAAACTGCACCAGAGGTTTTTGGAACGCGACGATGTCGTGCACGTGCCAGCTCCTGGTCACCAGGTACATTCCCATGGCCGTGATGATAAGCACCGGCTCGTACGACATCATCTGCAGCAGCTCGCGCTCCGCGCCGATGTTCGAATACGGCGAATTGGGCGAATAAGCGCCCAGCACGAAGAAGACGCCGGCAACGGCGAGGGCAAAAATCGTGAGCAGCAGGTCGCCGCCGGAAAAGAACAGCACGCCGGTCATGACCACGAACACGAGGAAGCAGACAATGTAGAAATTCTGGAACGCGTTGACCACCACGCCGCGCTTTCCGAGGAGCTTGAGCACGTCGTAGAACGGCTGCAGCACCGGCGGCCCCACGCGCGACTGCATGCGCGCGGTGACGATGCGGTCGATCCCGGCCAGAAGCCCGCCCACAAACGGGGCCAGGACCACCCATGCGGCGACATACAGCGCTGTTTTCATAGTTTCACCGCCCCGAACATGGTGATGATAAGGACGATCGTGATGGCAATGCTCGTCACACACAGCTTCTTTTCGGAAAAAAGCTCTCCGAGGTAATAATTGCTTGTCGCGGCCTCGCGCGTGACCTGCATGGCGCCGACAAACGATCCGGAATCGCCGACGTTGGCGCCCGCGAGATAGCGCGGCACATAGACGGGCTTTGCGCGGTGGGCCAGAAAGCTGAGCGGGAGCAGCACCATGAGCCCAAGTAGAATCGACATGATGATGATGTTCCCCTGGGTGAGCGAGACTTCATGGTGATATATCGAAAAGACATACGGTTCGACCGACACGAACGACATCAGCGGGAACAGCGCGGCGGTCGCAACGGTGCCCGCGGCGAGAAGTCCCAGCGCGGTCCATTCGTCCTTGGCAACCGCGCCCTCGCCTTTGTGCGCGCCGGCCGGCACGCTCACGATTTTGCCCATCCATTTTGTCCAGAAAAAGAGCGTGGGCGCGCTGCCGAACGCCAGCAGAACGGCAAGAACGATGTTTGAATTGACAAATGCCTCAAGGCAGGCCCATTTGCTGATGAGCATGCCGAACGGCGCCAGGAACATGCCAAGGATGCCGATGAGCATCACCATGGCAAGCCCGGGCCGGTTCACGATGAGGCCGCCCATGTCCTCGATGTCGCGGCTGCCGATCTTGTGCTCAATGGAGCCCACGCCCAAGAAGAGCAGGCCCTTGGACACGGCGTGGAAAATGGTGAGCAGCACGGCCGCCCACAGCGTTTCGTAGGTGCCCACGCCGGCGCACGCCACGATGAGGCCGAGGTTGGCGATGGTGGAATAGGCCAGCACGCGCTTGGCGTTGCTCTGCGTTACGGCGATGATCGACGTCATGAGAAACGTGACGCCGCCCACGAGCGCCAGAAAGTAGCCGGCCCAGGTGTTCTGCAGCACGGGCGCGAACTTGATGATGATGAAGATGCCCGCCTTTACCATGGTGCTCGAATGCAGGAGCGCGGACACGGGCGTTGGCGCCACCATGGCGCCGAGCAGCCACGACGAGAACGGCATCTGCGCCGACTTGGCAAGCCCGGCAAACGAAATGCAGACGACCGGTATCAGCATGACCGCTGGCCCGAGCTCAATGACCCGCGAAAGCTCAACGGTGTGCGCTGGGCAGAACTTGACAAGATAGAGAATGCCGCCGGCGAAGCCCAGCCCGCCCAGCAGGTTGAGTCCGAGCGCGCGGTACGCGTTACGCGTCGCCTCTTCGGTTTTCGGATAGCCGATGAGAATGAATGACGAGAGCGTCGTGATTTCCCAGAAAAAGTAGAGCCATACCAGGTTGTTGGAAAACACCACGCCGAACATGGCCGAGAGGAAGAAAAACAGGATGAAGAAAAAGCTCCGCTGCCTGTTTTTCATCTCCGGGTGGTGATGATGGTAGTCCCGCATGTAGCTGATGGCGTAGAGGCAGATCAGGCTGCCGATGATGCCGATGATGAGCGCCATGATGATGGAGAAATTGTCGATGTACAACGCGTGATCAACTTCTGGAACGCTGTGGGTCAGTTCGCAGTACGCCATGATCCCGGCCTGGATGATGATCAGGACCGGAATGTACCATTCGTGCTGCTTTATGCCGATGCATTTATATAATAAGAATAAGGAAAGCGCCATTTCACCGGCAAAAAACATCATTTCCAAGTGCGGCAATTCCGCCTTGAAAAAGGTCGGCTTGCCGCTGAACATGATCGCCGCGTACACCGATCCTGCCGCGATCAGCAGGCAGCTGATGCGCACCAATGAATTACGGAACGAGTTGGGCGGAAGAATGGCGAACAGCAGGGAAACGGCCGCAGGAAATATGAGAAGGAAAAGAAGAGTGCTCATCGACAACCCCGTCGCTGGCCGCACGGGCCGGCCACGAACATACTTGGAAAAAGAGCATCGAATTCATGAGTGCGGCGAAAAAAACCAGAATCTTTTTTAGGCCCGCATTGGCCCCCGCGATACTCGAATTCGACTGCCCGGTGCATTAAAAAAAAGAGTAAAAAAATGCTCTTTGGCGGATTAAAAAGCAAGGGATTTATTGGATAATGGAAGATTAAAAAAGATAGAAAATTTAGCGGGGAGAAGTCCAGCCTGTCTCATAACCATCTTAATAATCGTGGCGCCTGCCGGTCACGGCACCGTGCCTCCTTCCGGGCTCGGGCTTTCAGCCTCGTTGCCGGACCGCCCTATGCCTGGCGGCGGGTCGGCCGCAATTCGCTCTTGCTCACCCTCCAGTCCGCACTGGCGCGGAACATCATCTTGTTTATTTTGCTACATTATCAAGTACATATTCTTAAACGGAACGTACAGTAAGGAAAGCCAATGGCTATAATTTTTTCTTCTTCCACCGTGTAAAGCCTGACCTATCACCGGCGAATCGCAAGCCACCCGGAACTTTGCAAACCACTCCGGCGCCAGAGGGTGTGGGTACACTTGGCAACAGGCATAATGAAATGATGCGTAGCACCATTACCATACCAAGACAAATGAAATGACAGATCGCCGCCGCCGGCATTTATTTTTTCTTTTTTGTGAAGGAGGCGGCTGAAGCTGCATCCCAGAGGGAGACTTCCCCCGCCAAATTTTGTGTTCACTCCTGCTACAAGTTATTTTCCTACAGGCAAAATTTGAACGGAGAGGTGACCGAGCGGCCGAAGGTGCACGCCTGGAGAGCGTGTGTGCGGAAACGTACCCTGGGTTCAAATCCCAGCCTCTCCGCCATTGTGCGGAACGGGTTCCTTGCCAAATAGGCAAGGAACCCGTTTTTGTTTGTATTTGCCTCTAAAATCAAGATTTTCCGAGCGGACCCACAATTCGCCTCGCTTCCCGTATTTCCCCGTGGTCCCCCCCTATTTTGCGATAGTCTTGTAGCAGTTTTGTAGCAGTTTCCCTATCTTATAGAAGAACCAATATTAATTATTAACAGGAGTGGCAAAATATGGCTTACGCTTTCAAACGTAAAAATATCTGGTATATCAGATATAAAGATGAAAACGACAAATGGGAAATCAAGTCTTGTGGTAAAAACGCCATCAAAACCGACGCCGACTACCTCGCGCGGGAATATTCGGCGAAAGAGTTGAATCGCAAACACAAGGCACCGGTGCGGATCGTTAACAGTAACCTCGAGCAGGCCCTGATTCTGTATCGAGACACAGTAGTCCCTCGCAGCACTATGGGTATCGACAAACAGCAGAGCTCCATCCGCAGGGAACAGGCGACGGTGAATAATTTTATTTTCTTTGTCCGGGAAAAACATCTCGAACAATTCAAGGCGTTCGATAAGGAAATGGCCCAAGCCTTTATAGACAAAAGGGTCGAGGAGGGGATGAGCGCCAAGACCAGACGCGAAGAACGGCGACAGCTCCGCAAGTTCTTCAAATGGGCGATCAAACAGAATTATTGTGCCGAGAACCCGACCGAGGAAATAGTAGCACCCAAGCTCCCCAAGAGAAAGCCGCGGTTCTTTTCCATGGACGAGCTGAAAAAAATCTTCGAGACGGCCATGGAACCCTACCGGCTGATTTTCATGTTCCTTTACCTGACAGGGCTGCGGACCGGGGAACTGTGCAATCTTGAATGGAGGGACTACAACAGGGATTTGCGGACACTGACGATACGGGTCGTGGCGGCAGATAAAAAGAAACGGACTCCCGGCAACAAGACCAAACGGGAGGAAACCATCCCGCTCTGCGACGAGGCGATAAATATCCTTGAGCGGAGAGAAGCCGCCAACGACAGCGAGCAGTTCGTTTTCCTGAACCAAGCCGGCAACAGGCTTGATGATGACAATATATACCGGAACCTCATGCCGATCCTTGACAAGCTTAAAATCCGTGATGCATCGCCGCACACGTTTCGGCATACGTTTGCCAGCCATCTGGTGATTGCCGGCGTTTCGATATACGTGGTCAAGGAGCTGTTGAGGCACGCCTCCGTGCAAGAAACGGAAATCTACGCTCATCTTGCTAAGGACACGACAAGCGCGGCAGTTGAGAAGCTGAATGGGAAAATGCAGTCTATCGTGCCAGGAAACAGCGGTTCCTCCCAAGCCGGAAAACAGGTCTGTCCTGGGGTTTTTCTCCCCTTCTTCAAGCGCGGAGACGTACAATAAACGTCGCCCGTAGGGGATTTAAAGCCGATAGGCACTTCCATTTCTTTACGGCATTTCTGGGAGGTTTACCGGCTTTTCCTGTTTTCAGGCACCTGCGTCCTTGGGGTGAATTCCCGGACCGACTCGGAAGCCCTATACTTCCGGAGCCAAGCATCTACTTCGGAAAACCGAAACTTAAGGTGCCTTCCCACCTTATAGAATGGTATTCCTGAAAACCTGTCCGAAGTCCATTTATATACGCTTTTTTTCGGCACTCCAAGCAGCCTGCAAAAGTCATCTATATCTCGCAGAGGCTCGATCTGGTCGCCGGCATTAAGGACAAAACTCGGTTC from Chitinivibrionales bacterium includes the following:
- a CDS encoding proton-conducting transporter membrane subunit, producing the protein MSTLLFLLIFPAAVSLLFAILPPNSFRNSLVRISCLLIAAGSVYAAIMFSGKPTFFKAELPHLEMMFFAGEMALSLFLLYKCIGIKQHEWYIPVLIIIQAGIMAYCELTHSVPEVDHALYIDNFSIIMALIIGIIGSLICLYAISYMRDYHHHHPEMKNRQRSFFFILFFFLSAMFGVVFSNNLVWLYFFWEITTLSSFILIGYPKTEEATRNAYRALGLNLLGGLGFAGGILYLVKFCPAHTVELSRVIELGPAVMLIPVVCISFAGLAKSAQMPFSSWLLGAMVAPTPVSALLHSSTMVKAGIFIIIKFAPVLQNTWAGYFLALVGGVTFLMTSIIAVTQSNAKRVLAYSTIANLGLIVACAGVGTYETLWAAVLLTIFHAVSKGLLFLGVGSIEHKIGSRDIEDMGGLIVNRPGLAMVMLIGILGMFLAPFGMLISKWACLEAFVNSNIVLAVLLAFGSAPTLFFWTKWMGKIVSVPAGAHKGEGAVAKDEWTALGLLAAGTVATAALFPLMSFVSVEPYVFSIYHHEVSLTQGNIIIMSILLGLMVLLPLSFLAHRAKPVYVPRYLAGANVGDSGSFVGAMQVTREAATSNYYLGELFSEKKLCVTSIAITIVLIITMFGAVKL
- a CDS encoding complex I subunit 1 family protein — encoded protein: MKTALYVAAWVVLAPFVGGLLAGIDRIVTARMQSRVGPPVLQPFYDVLKLLGKRGVVVNAFQNFYIVCFLVFVVMTGVLFFSGGDLLLTIFALAVAGVFFVLGAYSPNSPYSNIGAERELLQMMSYEPVLIITAMGMYLVTRSWHVHDIVAFQKPLVQFLPGVFIAFVFVLTIKLRKSPFDLSTSHHGHQELVKGATTEFAGPALAIIEIAHWYENVLLMGFVYLFFAFNWIAALLAVVITYLIEILVDNTYARLTWHFTVKSSWIVAAVFGVVNILVISFLGK
- a CDS encoding tyrosine-type recombinase/integrase produces the protein MAYAFKRKNIWYIRYKDENDKWEIKSCGKNAIKTDADYLAREYSAKELNRKHKAPVRIVNSNLEQALILYRDTVVPRSTMGIDKQQSSIRREQATVNNFIFFVREKHLEQFKAFDKEMAQAFIDKRVEEGMSAKTRREERRQLRKFFKWAIKQNYCAENPTEEIVAPKLPKRKPRFFSMDELKKIFETAMEPYRLIFMFLYLTGLRTGELCNLEWRDYNRDLRTLTIRVVAADKKKRTPGNKTKREETIPLCDEAINILERREAANDSEQFVFLNQAGNRLDDDNIYRNLMPILDKLKIRDASPHTFRHTFASHLVIAGVSIYVVKELLRHASVQETEIYAHLAKDTTSAAVEKLNGKMQSIVPGNSGSSQAGKQVCPGVFLPFFKRGDVQ